The proteins below are encoded in one region of Diorhabda carinulata isolate Delta chromosome 3, icDioCari1.1, whole genome shotgun sequence:
- the LOC130891110 gene encoding lysosomal acid phosphatase-like, translated as MASKWLIAGLLCFNIFIFCDTNELISVVTIFRHGNRAPNFLYTTDPYKEMASEIWPEGFAELTKVGKNQHYRLGKWLRQRYNDFLPEKYTNKFLYVLSSNVDRCLMSVSSNLAGLFPPRGYQVWNEELPWQPIPIHTKPQTQDALLFAGKQCFKHIRLLQEFHNSTTYQNFYKENKFIFDYVSNHTGMEVRDPDYLTAIHDILTIESKANLTLPEWTKLVYPRHTLPIAVYSFSIPALTPELARLKSGPLIDYIASFLENSLYNPETAHKFLMMSGHDTTLSFLLTSLGIFDNSWPEYASSVIFELWNKANDSVVNIYFKNSTDLYPLQLPQCEFDCQLNKFQKIIEPIRVNEAEWEKECVRGENIENIVVPKDPRL; from the exons ATGGCATCAAAATGGCTAATTGCAGGACTACTGtgcttcaatattttcatattttgcgACACAAATGAATTGATTTCCGTTGTGACG atATTCCGTCACGGTAACCGAGCAccaaactttttatatacaacAGATCCTTACAAGGAAATGGCTTCAGAAATATGGCCTGAAGGTTTTGCTGAGTTAACCAAA GTCGGCAAAAATCAACATTACCGATTAGGCAAATGGCTTCGTCAAAGATATAATGACTTCTTACCAGAAAAGTACaccaacaaatttttatatgtgtTGTCGTCTAATGTTGATAGATGCCTAATGTCGGTGTCTTCAAATCTGGCAGGATTGTTTCCCCCTAGAGGATACCAAGTATGGAATGAAGAATTACCCTGGCAACCTATCCCTATCCACACAAAACCACAAACTCAAGATGCTTTACTATTTGCAGGGAAGCAATGTTTCAAACATATCAGACTTTTGCAA GAGTTCCATAATTCGACCACATACCAAAACTTctataaggaaaataaatttatctttgaCTACGTAAGCAACCATACAGGAATGGAAGTGAGAGATCCTGATTATCTAACAGCCATTCACGACATTTTAACTATAGAATCTAAGGCCAATCTGACATTACCAGAGTGGACGAAGCTAGTGTATCCTCGACATACCCTTCCAATAGCAGTCTACAGTTTTTCCATACCAGCCTTAACACCAGAACTAGCAAGATTGAAATCAG gtCCTTTGATTGATTATATAgcttcatttttggaaaattcctTATACAATCCAGAAACAGCTCATAAGTTTTTGATGATGTCAGGACATGATACCACTCTATCATTCTTATTAACATCTCTAGGTATATTCGACAACTCCTGGCCAGAGTATGCTTCTTCTGTCATATTTGAACTATGGAACAAAGCCAATGATAGCGTagtcaatatttatttcaaaaacagcaCCGATTTATACCCACTTCAGTTACCCCAATGTGAGTTTGATTGCCAGTTGAATAAGTTCCAGAAAATTATAGAGCCAATAAGAGTTAACGAAGCTGAATGGGAAAAAGAATGCGTTCGaggagaaaatattgaaaatattgttgtaCCAAAGGATCCACGgctctaa
- the LOC130891479 gene encoding zinc finger protein 862-like, which yields MDIRQFFNKKRAIDSVPDTSGSNSKSQKNADGSTNLSSLISSSAPDLAPKGEDIKQIILANYPKQENNRSFQVNWYKRFLWLEYSQELNAAFCYACRQFQPNGSKGHTVYTYSGFSNWKNATDLKNGFPAHEKTAVHIKAMQMWNEKKIRDLTGTAVSTLINSDILQKYRYYVESIAEIIQFLTVNELALRGNYDIEHEQERGLFLNLFKYTIKKDEKLAECLPHIPQNAKYTSPDIQNEIIAILAEMVREQVVGDLKTADVPWFTLLEDGTKDKNNRENVSIGVRYVKNGKVFESLLGIYTTENLDAKTFTNMTLNILNDNGIDTKHLLSQCYDGASVMSGHKGGVAALIQKSLGRFIPYVHCFNHRLHLVVVRTISEIDSIKHFFDQTVMLHEFFGHGKVAAIYRGKSIGRLLEQRWSVSKK from the coding sequence atggacataagacaattttttaataaaaaacgtgCTATTGACTCTGTACCTGATACATCGGGCAGTAATTCCAAAAGTCAGAAAAATGCTGATGGGTCAACCAATTTATCCAGTTTAATCAGCAGTTCAGCTCCAGATCTGGCACCAAAAGGTGaggatataaaacaaataatactaGCTAATTATCCCAAACAAGAAAATAACCGGTCTTTTCAAGTTAACTGGTATAAGAGATTTTTGTGGCTAGAATATTCCCAAGAGCTAAATGCTGCATTTTGTTATGCATGTCGTCAGTTCCAACCAAATGGAAGCAAAGGACACACGGTGTATACCTATTCCGGATTTAGTAACTGGAAAAATGCAACAGATCTTAAAAATGGATTTCCAGCGCATGAAAAAACGGCAGTTCACATTAAAGCTATGCAAATGTGGAACGAGAAAAAAATCAGAGACTTAACTGGCACTGCTGTGTCTACGCTTATCAATAgtgatattttgcaaaaatacaGATATTATGTTGAGTCGATTGCTGAGATAATTCAGTTTTTAACAGTAAATGAACTAGCTCTTCGGGGCAATTATGACATTGAGCATGAACAAGAGCGGggattattcttaaatttatttaaatatacaattaaaaaggACGAAAAATTGGCCGAATGTCTTCCACATATTCCTCAAAATGCTAAGTATACATCTCCTGATATTCAAAATGAGATAATAGCTATTTTAGCTGAAATGGTACGTGAACAAGTTGTTGGTGATCTAAAAACTGCAGATGTACCATGGTTTACATTACTTGAAGATGGCACAAAAGATAAAAACAACAGAGAAAATGTATCAATTGGAGTAAGATATGTCAAAAATGGTAAAGTGTTTGAATCTTTACTAGGTATTTACACTACAGAAAATTTAGATGCCAAAACTTTCACAAATATGACACTTAATATTCTTAATGATAATGGAATAGATACAAAACACCTTCTTAGCCAATGTTATGACGGTGCTAGTGTTATGAGCGGCCATAAGGGGGGAGTAGCTGCTTTAATCCAAAAATCATTAGGACGTTTTATTCCATACGTACATTGCTTTAACCATCGTCTCCATCTTGTAGTTGTGCGAACTATTTCAGAAATAGATTCAATTAAACACTTCTTTGACCAAACTGTTATGTTACATGAATTTTTTGGACATGGAAAAGTGGCTGCTATTTATCGGGGAAAGTCTATTGGTAGACTATTGGAGCAGCGCTGGTCTgtcagtaaaaaataa